A genomic segment from Haloarchaeobius salinus encodes:
- a CDS encoding lysylphosphatidylglycerol synthase transmembrane domain-containing protein gives MNVRNAAATLVGFAIAAAVLLALAYLVGTGEILDALRRANPARVVLVPLAIFAWLCLWGVSLRVILAAVGVEISIVDAVLVHAGAAFANHISPFGQAGGEPIAAWLVTETSDAEFERALAAMTSFDTINVVPSLLFALVGLGYYAVQAVLVQQIQYLAAGLLLLAVALPVLGGLVWRKREALERRLVGVLVPPLRFVDRVLPKVSLPGRAAIERMVEEFFVGIERIATDRRRLVIAVVLSASGWALQAAGLWFAFWALGIVIPPYIPLFVVTLGAFAGALPTPGGLGGVETLQITLLVATTTVVAPTITAAVAISRVGGFFFTTSVGAAAIGILKLRTKGV, from the coding sequence GTGAACGTTCGCAACGCCGCCGCGACGCTGGTCGGGTTCGCCATCGCGGCCGCCGTGTTGCTGGCGCTCGCGTACCTCGTCGGGACCGGCGAGATACTCGACGCGCTCCGCAGGGCCAACCCCGCCCGCGTCGTGCTGGTCCCGCTGGCCATCTTCGCGTGGCTCTGTCTCTGGGGGGTCTCGTTGCGAGTTATCCTCGCGGCGGTCGGTGTCGAGATCTCGATCGTCGACGCGGTGCTCGTCCACGCCGGCGCGGCCTTCGCGAACCACATCTCCCCGTTCGGGCAGGCCGGTGGCGAGCCCATCGCGGCGTGGCTGGTCACCGAGACGAGCGACGCGGAGTTCGAGCGAGCGCTGGCGGCGATGACGAGTTTCGACACCATCAACGTCGTCCCGTCGCTGCTGTTCGCGCTGGTCGGTCTCGGCTACTACGCGGTCCAGGCGGTCCTCGTCCAGCAAATCCAGTATCTGGCCGCCGGACTGCTCCTGCTGGCGGTGGCCCTGCCGGTGCTCGGCGGGCTCGTGTGGCGCAAGCGCGAGGCGCTGGAGCGGCGACTGGTCGGCGTCCTCGTCCCGCCGCTGCGGTTCGTCGACCGGGTGCTCCCGAAGGTCTCGCTGCCGGGCCGGGCGGCGATCGAGCGGATGGTCGAGGAGTTCTTCGTGGGCATCGAGCGCATCGCGACGGACCGCCGACGGCTCGTCATCGCGGTCGTGCTGTCGGCCTCGGGGTGGGCGCTTCAGGCGGCCGGCCTCTGGTTCGCGTTCTGGGCGCTGGGCATCGTCATCCCGCCGTACATCCCGCTGTTCGTGGTCACCCTGGGCGCGTTCGCCGGCGCTCTCCCCACGCCCGGCGGGCTCGGCGGCGTCGAGACCCTGCAGATCACCCTCCTCGTGGCCACGACGACGGTCGTCGCCCCGACCATCACGGCCGCGGTCGCCATCTCCCGCGTCGGGGGGTTCTTCTTCACGACCTCGGTCGGCGCGGCCGCTATCGGCATTCTGAAGCTCCGGACGAAAGGGGTCTGA
- a CDS encoding metallophosphoesterase, with protein sequence MGQRYLVLGDHHGDTESLRRVRDDIEGETFDFVVHVGDVTDAMRAGRETAVRQLREVEPLLDAIASHARHGLIWVWGNRDHFGDLDADLDVGTEAPSEGCVTVGGQRFTNDLDAVASDVVLVTHMETWRLLDHFEGRAHFCGNTHLGRLKGRRVNSAFLQYTHRETGEQSFGGYFVVDVTDEPPFDVEVHEVGTLNRFDCPAHGERGVQYHAAFDGCMYCAESDILMREMAASAFYGLTDGTDREAVREEALVSYAVELWEDPPRGFRSAFADYIEGIDGDRYAPLDRADDGLLAVAERSYAY encoded by the coding sequence ATGGGCCAGCGATACCTCGTCCTCGGTGACCACCACGGGGACACCGAGTCGCTCCGCCGAGTCCGCGACGATATCGAGGGTGAGACGTTCGACTTCGTCGTACACGTCGGCGACGTCACCGACGCGATGCGGGCGGGCCGGGAGACGGCCGTCCGGCAGCTCCGCGAGGTCGAACCACTGCTCGATGCTATCGCGTCCCACGCCCGCCACGGCCTCATCTGGGTGTGGGGCAACCGCGACCACTTCGGCGACCTCGACGCCGACCTCGACGTCGGGACCGAGGCCCCGTCCGAGGGCTGCGTGACCGTCGGCGGCCAGCGGTTCACGAACGACCTCGACGCGGTGGCGTCCGACGTGGTCCTCGTGACCCACATGGAGACGTGGCGGCTGCTCGACCACTTCGAGGGCAGGGCGCACTTCTGCGGGAACACCCACCTCGGACGGCTGAAAGGTCGTCGGGTCAACTCCGCGTTCCTCCAGTACACCCATCGGGAGACCGGCGAGCAGTCCTTCGGCGGCTACTTCGTGGTCGACGTGACCGACGAACCACCGTTCGACGTGGAGGTGCACGAGGTGGGGACGCTGAACCGGTTCGACTGCCCTGCCCACGGCGAGCGCGGCGTCCAGTACCACGCCGCGTTCGACGGCTGCATGTACTGTGCCGAGTCGGACATCCTCATGCGCGAGATGGCGGCGTCGGCGTTCTACGGGCTCACGGACGGAACGGACCGGGAGGCGGTGCGTGAGGAGGCGCTGGTGTCGTACGCGGTCGAGCTGTGGGAGGACCCGCCACGGGGATTCCGGTCGGCGTTCGCGGACTACATCGAGGGTATCGACGGCGACCGCTACGCGCCACTGGACCGGGCCGACGATGGGCTACTCGCGGTCGCCGAGCGGAGCTACGCCTACTGA
- a CDS encoding HAD family hydrolase yields MKRAIYFDLDGTLLEQERGYGEILAETFRSVHGECRDEWLTSYDEAFFEAFQACEPDPVRRAFATVSDEDETLATKLLELEAEYGRVPDGTHADLAALGERYQLGVLTNGMPGWQREKLAANDLDRHFDAVVTSYEVGAHKPEPAPFEAAESAVTADAFGMVGDSDADVDGARERGWASLRYDGQRFRDAPAAFGWR; encoded by the coding sequence GTGAAACGAGCGATCTACTTCGACCTGGACGGCACCCTCCTCGAGCAGGAGCGGGGCTACGGTGAGATCCTCGCGGAGACCTTCCGGTCGGTCCACGGCGAGTGCCGCGACGAGTGGCTGACGAGCTACGACGAGGCGTTCTTCGAGGCGTTCCAGGCCTGCGAACCGGACCCGGTCCGTCGAGCGTTCGCCACGGTCAGCGACGAGGACGAGACGCTCGCGACGAAACTGCTCGAACTCGAGGCCGAGTACGGCCGAGTCCCCGACGGGACCCACGCAGACCTCGCCGCGCTGGGTGAACGCTACCAGCTGGGTGTGCTCACCAACGGGATGCCCGGCTGGCAGCGCGAGAAGCTCGCGGCGAACGACCTCGACCGGCACTTCGACGCCGTCGTCACGTCCTACGAAGTCGGCGCACACAAGCCCGAGCCCGCACCCTTCGAGGCCGCGGAGTCGGCCGTCACGGCGGATGCGTTCGGGATGGTCGGTGACTCCGACGCGGACGTCGACGGTGCACGAGAGCGGGGCTGGGCGTCGCTCCGGTACGACGGACAGCGGTTCCGTGACGCACCCGCCGCGTTCGGCTGGCGGTAA
- a CDS encoding AMP phosphorylase, with protein MELTAREIDIATPTPTVILHTADAEELGAHPLDRIRIDRNGRTYTGVVETTTELVEEGMLAVTSRLGHVTGPVSVSLAPKPRSVAHIRSKLEDHELERPDIEQIVHDINRNRLTDVELGAYVSGLHANGLSHEETRHLTEAMTAVGERIVWSEDVVADKHSIGGVAGNRVTPIMVPIVAAAGVTVPKTSSRAITSPAGTADTMAVFCDVEFTTDEMRAIVEETGGCLVWGGGVDLSPVDDKIIRAENPLSVDPPGQIIASVLSKKKSAGSNRVLIDIPYGEHAKVTSLVGARELADDFRLVAEHLDIDIACTITRGGQPIGQGIGPILEARDVLAVLDGDGPLELRLKSVRLADILFDLCDVDADAAELLDSGAARSKFQEIVAAQGGDPEVEREDLSPGGRRHVVTAGRDGLVMTIQNRHISEVARRAGAPRDPGAGIRLHCREGDQVAAEDELFTIYAENAGKLTEAVEYHAEVEAVRIGDPDEALIERR; from the coding sequence ATGGAGCTCACCGCGCGTGAGATCGACATCGCGACCCCGACCCCGACGGTCATCCTCCACACCGCCGACGCCGAGGAGCTGGGCGCGCATCCGCTCGACCGCATCCGAATCGACCGGAACGGACGGACGTACACGGGCGTGGTCGAGACGACGACCGAACTCGTCGAGGAGGGGATGCTGGCGGTGACGAGCCGGCTGGGTCACGTCACCGGGCCGGTCAGCGTCTCACTCGCTCCGAAACCCCGCTCGGTCGCCCATATCCGGTCGAAGCTCGAGGACCACGAGCTGGAGCGCCCCGACATCGAGCAGATCGTCCACGACATCAACCGGAACCGGCTGACGGACGTGGAACTCGGCGCATACGTCTCCGGGCTCCACGCGAACGGCCTCTCCCACGAGGAGACCCGTCATCTCACAGAGGCGATGACGGCGGTCGGCGAGCGCATCGTCTGGTCGGAGGACGTCGTCGCCGACAAGCACTCCATCGGCGGCGTGGCGGGCAACCGGGTCACGCCCATCATGGTCCCCATCGTCGCGGCCGCTGGTGTGACCGTCCCGAAGACCTCCTCGCGGGCGATCACCTCGCCCGCCGGCACCGCCGACACGATGGCTGTGTTCTGCGACGTGGAGTTCACCACGGACGAGATGCGGGCCATCGTCGAGGAGACCGGCGGCTGCCTGGTGTGGGGCGGCGGCGTCGACCTGTCGCCGGTCGACGACAAGATCATCCGCGCGGAGAACCCGCTCTCGGTGGACCCACCCGGACAGATCATCGCGTCGGTGCTCTCGAAGAAGAAGAGCGCCGGCTCGAACCGGGTGCTCATCGACATCCCGTACGGGGAGCACGCGAAGGTCACCAGTCTGGTCGGTGCCCGCGAACTCGCCGACGACTTCCGCCTCGTCGCGGAGCATCTCGACATCGACATCGCGTGCACCATCACCCGTGGCGGCCAACCCATCGGCCAGGGCATCGGGCCGATTCTGGAGGCGCGCGACGTTCTGGCCGTGCTCGACGGCGACGGCCCGCTCGAACTCCGACTCAAGAGCGTCAGACTCGCCGACATCCTGTTCGACCTCTGTGACGTCGACGCCGATGCGGCCGAACTGCTGGACTCCGGGGCCGCACGGTCGAAGTTCCAGGAGATCGTCGCCGCACAGGGTGGCGACCCGGAGGTCGAACGCGAGGACCTGTCGCCCGGTGGGCGACGTCACGTTGTCACCGCCGGTCGGGACGGGCTCGTGATGACCATCCAGAACCGTCATATCAGCGAGGTCGCCAGACGGGCGGGTGCCCCCCGGGACCCGGGTGCCGGCATCCGACTCCACTGTCGGGAGGGCGACCAGGTCGCGGCCGAGGACGAACTGTTCACCATCTACGCGGAGAACGCGGGCAAGCTGACGGAGGCCGTCGAGTACCACGCGGAGGTGGAGGCGGTCCGCATCGGCGACCCCGACGAGGCGCTCATCGAACGCCGCTGA
- a CDS encoding DUF4870 domain-containing protein, whose translation MKRPTRPPTEDDDESPSGYEESEPGPSLLTERTLTGIFLHPLGLVSGVALPGIVYLTTDHPFTRENARNVLNWHLCYMSVLAGVLFGFGLTFVVDAILPDFSPFDWVVLAILLLVVLGVFVLAILTLLTMVFSVVGMAKAIFGTAWEYPLAPDLLAWGRELTS comes from the coding sequence GTGAAGCGTCCCACCCGACCACCCACGGAGGACGACGACGAGAGCCCGAGCGGCTACGAGGAGTCCGAACCCGGACCCAGCCTCCTGACGGAACGGACGCTGACCGGTATCTTCCTCCACCCGCTCGGTCTGGTCTCGGGGGTGGCACTGCCAGGGATCGTCTACCTGACGACCGACCACCCGTTCACCCGTGAGAACGCCCGGAACGTACTGAACTGGCATCTCTGCTACATGTCCGTGCTGGCCGGGGTGCTGTTCGGCTTCGGACTCACGTTCGTCGTGGACGCGATACTGCCGGACTTCTCGCCGTTCGACTGGGTGGTCCTCGCCATCCTCCTGCTGGTGGTCCTCGGCGTCTTCGTCCTGGCCATTCTGACGCTGTTGACGATGGTCTTCTCGGTCGTCGGCATGGCGAAGGCGATCTTCGGGACCGCGTGGGAGTACCCACTCGCGCCCGACCTGCTCGCGTGGGGGCGTGAGCTGACCAGCTGA
- a CDS encoding DUF3592 domain-containing protein — translation MTPDLSITAAGRKLGLVRGGFAILLVGCAVLGYGAYDYQQQSDALQGATTVNATVTETGIEQLPQRRGSPDYRPTVTYEYRYEGTSYTSHNVYPGSAGPRFETRSDAEAELGAYENGSVVTAYVQPDAPGESYLAQQRTDAPLKLVGMGGLFVLVGLGSVLKSFLGG, via the coding sequence ATGACGCCTGATCTGAGTATCACGGCCGCGGGACGGAAGCTCGGCTTGGTCCGGGGTGGATTCGCCATCCTGCTCGTGGGCTGTGCCGTACTCGGGTACGGAGCCTACGACTACCAGCAGCAGTCCGACGCGCTACAGGGGGCGACCACGGTGAACGCCACCGTCACCGAGACCGGCATCGAACAACTCCCCCAGCGCCGCGGCAGTCCCGACTACCGCCCGACCGTGACCTACGAGTACCGGTACGAGGGGACGTCCTACACGTCCCACAACGTCTACCCCGGTTCGGCCGGCCCGAGGTTCGAGACACGGTCCGACGCCGAAGCCGAGCTCGGGGCATACGAGAACGGCTCCGTCGTGACCGCGTACGTCCAGCCAGACGCCCCGGGGGAGTCGTATCTCGCCCAGCAGCGGACGGACGCGCCGCTGAAACTGGTCGGTATGGGCGGGCTGTTCGTCCTCGTCGGACTCGGCTCGGTGCTCAAGTCGTTCCTCGGAGGCTGA
- a CDS encoding LLM class flavin-dependent oxidoreductase, translated as MKLSIVDLSPVPDGGTATDAYANTVEAAKQAERLGYERFWVAEHHGMAERLAGTTPEVLLGHLAAETDSIGLGSGAVLLNHYSPYKVAEVFGALDGLAPGRIDAGLGRANGSPASDRALGTERYSEDPDGDHRERVEAVVNHLYDDYPEGHEYADLSVPGSSAEPPEPWLLGSSPSSAELAAELGLPYCFAGFIRPQWAEHAFETYREEFQSGALAAGVDEPTGMVAVNAVCAETDQAAARLRAVAEASYQRLRRGELGSTPSVDEAIEELGGVPDPTPETLDDDEWPRAVSGSPETIESLLEQFADRVGVDEVMIQHVVADHDDGLRSHELLADAVGLDPR; from the coding sequence GTGAAACTCTCCATCGTCGACCTGTCGCCGGTCCCCGACGGCGGGACGGCCACCGACGCCTACGCGAACACCGTCGAGGCGGCGAAACAGGCGGAACGACTGGGGTACGAACGGTTCTGGGTCGCAGAACACCACGGGATGGCGGAGCGGCTCGCCGGGACGACACCGGAGGTGCTGCTCGGGCACCTCGCCGCCGAGACGGACAGCATCGGACTCGGCTCCGGGGCCGTCCTGCTGAACCACTACAGCCCGTACAAGGTCGCGGAGGTGTTCGGTGCGCTCGACGGGCTCGCCCCGGGGCGCATCGACGCTGGGCTCGGCAGGGCGAACGGCTCTCCCGCGAGCGACCGGGCCCTCGGGACGGAGCGGTACAGCGAGGACCCCGACGGCGACCACCGCGAACGCGTCGAGGCCGTGGTGAACCACCTCTACGACGACTATCCCGAGGGACACGAGTACGCCGACCTGTCCGTCCCGGGCTCCAGCGCGGAGCCACCGGAGCCGTGGCTCCTCGGGTCCAGCCCGTCGAGCGCCGAGCTCGCAGCCGAACTCGGGCTCCCGTACTGCTTCGCCGGGTTCATCCGCCCGCAGTGGGCCGAACACGCCTTCGAGACGTACCGCGAGGAGTTCCAGTCCGGGGCGCTCGCCGCCGGCGTCGACGAGCCGACCGGGATGGTCGCGGTGAACGCGGTCTGTGCGGAGACCGACCAGGCGGCGGCCCGACTGCGGGCGGTCGCGGAGGCGTCGTACCAGCGGCTCCGTCGCGGCGAGCTCGGGTCGACGCCGTCCGTCGACGAGGCCATCGAGGAGCTCGGCGGCGTCCCCGACCCGACCCCGGAGACGCTCGACGACGACGAGTGGCCCCGGGCCGTCTCCGGGAGTCCCGAGACCATCGAGAGCCTGCTCGAGCAGTTCGCGGACCGCGTCGGCGTCGACGAGGTGATGATCCAGCACGTGGTCGCCGACCACGACGACGGACTGCGGTCGCACGAGCTGCTGGCGGACGCGGTGGGCCTCGACCCGCGCTGA
- a CDS encoding TrmB family transcriptional regulator, whose translation MTELGELGLSSYEEQVYRALLVTGATTAADLSTASDVPRGRIYDVLNGLESRGLVGTQPTEPTRYRAVDPDIAVDRLLAERSRELADEWRRYRGVARSVRSNLLPSAPADASVWLGSLGGEEMQTAMQEHTRTATESVLATVGPPYEGASWETLRTEVAAFLDNTTDGVSVSLVLAGSVLEVLPDSFPDLVEAAPGTFEIRATHTVPVSFDVVDGELATVDLPHPRDPGDRLGVVGVTDPAVVEAFEREFESLWAEATPLL comes from the coding sequence ATGACGGAGCTCGGAGAACTGGGCCTGTCGAGCTACGAGGAGCAGGTGTACCGGGCCCTGCTCGTGACCGGCGCGACGACGGCCGCCGACCTCTCGACCGCCAGCGACGTCCCGCGGGGCCGTATCTACGACGTGCTCAACGGCCTCGAATCGCGCGGGCTGGTCGGGACCCAGCCCACGGAGCCGACGCGCTACCGGGCGGTCGACCCCGACATCGCGGTCGACAGGCTGCTCGCGGAGCGGTCGCGCGAACTCGCCGACGAGTGGCGGCGGTATCGGGGAGTCGCCCGGTCGGTCCGGTCGAACCTCCTCCCCTCGGCACCGGCGGACGCGAGCGTCTGGCTCGGGTCGCTCGGCGGCGAGGAGATGCAGACCGCCATGCAGGAGCACACCCGAACCGCCACCGAGTCGGTCCTGGCGACCGTCGGGCCTCCGTACGAGGGCGCTTCCTGGGAGACCCTCCGGACGGAAGTCGCGGCGTTCCTCGACAACACGACGGACGGTGTCTCGGTCTCGCTCGTCCTCGCCGGGAGTGTCCTCGAGGTGCTCCCCGACAGCTTCCCCGACCTCGTCGAGGCCGCGCCTGGAACGTTCGAGATCCGGGCCACGCACACGGTTCCCGTCTCGTTCGACGTCGTCGACGGGGAGCTGGCGACGGTCGACCTCCCCCACCCACGGGACCCGGGTGACAGGCTCGGGGTCGTCGGCGTCACCGATCCGGCGGTCGTGGAGGCGTTCGAGCGGGAGTTCGAATCCCTCTGGGCCGAGGCGACGCCGTTGCTCTAG
- a CDS encoding DMT family transporter, producing the protein MHPYLLLAAAIGSELVGTTALKLSDGFSKPVPSVVVVVGYGVAFYLVSLTLEELPIGVVYGTWAALGIVGVAAIGVVVFDEPIDLAGGLGILCILVGVYAVNVVSEMSAH; encoded by the coding sequence ATGCATCCGTACCTGTTGCTCGCCGCCGCGATCGGCTCCGAACTCGTCGGGACGACCGCACTCAAGCTCTCCGACGGGTTTTCGAAGCCGGTCCCGAGCGTGGTCGTGGTCGTCGGCTACGGCGTGGCGTTCTACCTGGTGTCGCTGACGCTGGAGGAGCTCCCCATCGGCGTCGTCTACGGGACCTGGGCGGCGCTGGGCATCGTCGGTGTGGCCGCAATCGGCGTCGTCGTGTTCGACGAACCGATCGACCTCGCGGGCGGTCTCGGTATCCTGTGCATCCTCGTCGGCGTCTACGCGGTCAACGTCGTCTCCGAGATGTCCGCGCACTGA
- a CDS encoding DoxX family protein has translation MADAPSRLGRTLFSATLVYMAIDGFRNNDKRVDIAEAKGLPMADVAVPVVTGMLLVANVGILLWRFPRASVGAVILFFLGTTPVIHDFWTMEGQERQANKVNFCKNVALLGGAMLLLDEADGDASDDD, from the coding sequence ATGGCCGACGCGCCGTCCAGACTCGGCCGGACCCTGTTCAGTGCGACCCTCGTCTACATGGCCATCGACGGCTTCCGCAACAACGACAAGCGGGTCGATATCGCCGAGGCGAAGGGCCTCCCGATGGCGGACGTGGCCGTGCCGGTCGTCACCGGGATGCTGCTCGTCGCCAACGTCGGGATCCTCCTCTGGCGGTTCCCGCGTGCGTCCGTCGGTGCCGTCATCCTCTTTTTCCTCGGGACGACGCCGGTCATCCACGACTTCTGGACGATGGAGGGCCAGGAACGACAGGCGAACAAGGTGAACTTCTGCAAGAACGTCGCCCTCCTCGGCGGGGCGATGCTCCTGCTCGACGAGGCAGATGGGGACGCCTCCGACGACGACTGA